In the genome of Notamacropus eugenii isolate mMacEug1 chromosome 5, mMacEug1.pri_v2, whole genome shotgun sequence, one region contains:
- the LOC140503160 gene encoding cell adhesion molecule CEACAM1-like, producing the protein MAPVENKDSVSLTCQSDSEDVTDLVWFINQSSPAGDRIVLSPDNRTLTIINVTREDQGPYECEIWNPVSRNRSEPFTLNITYPNYPLSISNVSLNDTGTYTCNASNSATGLSSSKDINVTISAE; encoded by the exons ATGGCCCCAGTGGAGAACAAGGACTCTGTCTCCTTGACATGCCAGTCTGACAGTGAAGATGTCACAGACCTGGTTTGGTTCATAAACCAAAGCTCCCCAGCTGGTGATAGGATAGTGCTGTCTCCAGATAACAGGACACTCACTATAATCAATGTAACAAGAGAAGATCAAGGACCCTATGAGTGTGAAATCTGGAACCCAGTTAGTAGAAATAGGAGTGAACCATTCACTCTGAATATTACTT ACCCTAATTACCCC CTCTCTATTTCTAATGTGTCTCTGAATGACACTGGAACCTATACCTGTAATGCATCTAATTCAGCCACTGGCCTGTCTAGCAGCAAAGACATCAATGTCACAATCTCTGCTGAGTAG